In Crinalium epipsammum PCC 9333, the genomic window TCAAAAAGCAATTAAAAAAGAAGCAAAATTTTGGCCTGGAATTAACAACATTGGTTTAGTTAAGTATGAAACAGGCGATACTACTGGTGCAATCCAACAATGGCGGCAGGCAGTAGCCATTGATAGTAAAGCGGCAGAACCCTTACTAGCAATGGCAGTAGCTTTGTATGCCAAAGGCGACAAAGAACAAGCTCTGACATTGGGAGAAACCGCGATTAAGCTAGATAGTCGTTATGCTGATTTGAAATTTCTCAAAGAAAATCTGTGGGGCGATCGCTTAATCAACGAAACTCAAAAATTCCTGCAAGTTCCTAGAATACAAGCGACTATTGCCCAAAGCCAAGAGCAACAACCACAATCACAAGAATCGGAACAGTGATAGGGCAGAGGGACAGAGGAGCAGAGGAGGTAAGAAGGAAGAAATTTTTTTGCCCCATTGTCAATATCTCGTTTTTCCCTTTTCCAAACTTTACCCAAGAAATTTATTTGAAAATATTGCCAAGTTAACAAGTATTTAAGTTGCATATTTTCAGGTTGGTGGACAAGTCCTCTCTCCCTCTGCTCCTCTGCTCCTCTGCTCCCCTGCCCCTCTGCCTCCTCTGCAAACACTGTTAGCCAAGGAAACATCCATCAAAAGTAGATCAGCTTTCTCAGACTGGGCAAGCTGTATCAGTTCTGCAACATCTTCAGTATGCTTTACTTCCAAACCGCCCCGCTTGAGCAAAATTTTGGCAAAAATGCGGGCATTAATTGGATCATTTTCTACAAGTAGAACCGTTTTAACTTGTGATAGAGATTTTATATATCAGTGGAATATAATAAGCGTCCGGTTCCATCTTATTGTGGACAGTAGTACAAACGAACCTTGGTCAGACGAGGCTTAATTTCCGATCAATACAGGTAAATAGGAAACAGAACTCATGGCAAAACAACTGAACCTGCTAGCAGGCGGTCAGATTATCCCCACACCACTGCATACAGAGATGCAACGGTCTTATCTTGAATATGCCATGAGTGTGATTGTTGGGAGAGCTTTACCTGATGTCCGCGATGGCTTAAAACCAGTGCATCGGCGCATTATATATGCAATGCACGAACTCGGTTTAACTCCAGATCGACCTTACCGGAAATGCGCCCGTGTAGTCGGGGATGTATTAGGTAAATATCATCCTCACGGCGATCAGGCAGTTTATGATGCCTTAGTGCGGATGGTGCAAGACTTCTCTAGCCGTTATCCACTGCTTGCTGGTCATGGCAACTTTGGTTCAGTAGATAACGACCCAGCCGCAGCTATGCGTTACACTGAAACGCGCCTTTCCCCAATTAGCCATGAAGGGTTACTGAGTGAAATTGGTGAAGCAACGGTTGATTTTATTGGAAACTTCGATAACTCCCAACAAGAACCAACTGTATTACCAGCACAATTGCCAATATTATTACTCAACGGTTCTTCGGGTATCGCTGTTGGTATGGCAACCAATATTCCCCCACATAATTTGGGTGAAGTGGTAGATGGTTTAGTTGCTTTAATTGATAAACCCGATCTCCCCGATCAGAAGTTATGGGAAATAATTCCAGGTCCAGATTTTCCCACAGGTGGAGAAATTCTGGGACTTGAAGGAATTAGAGAAGCTTACACAACTGGACGTGGTAGTATCCCGTTGCGGGGAGTTGCTAACATTGAGGATGGTGAATCAGAATCTAGCTCTGCTACTGCTACTAAATCGAAAAGATCGCGTCAGCGACGGATACCCATCGTGGTGACAGAGTTACCTTTCCAGGTAAATAAGGCAGCTTGGATTGAAAAGGTAGCAGAACTGGTAAATCATGGCAAAATCGAGGGAATTGCCGATCTCAGGGACGAAAGCGATCGCGAAGGAATGCGCGTAGTAATAGAAATTAAACGCGATACTAATCCCCATAAAGTTCTAGACCAACTTTATAAGCAAACAGCACTACAAAGTAACTTTGGAGCGATTTTACTAGCATTAGTAGATGGGCAACCTCGCCAGTTAACTCTGCGCCAAATGTTGGAGGAGTTTCTCAATTTCCGCGAACAAACCCTGACGAAGCAATATAACTATGAATTAGAACAAGCTCAAAGGCGTGTACATTTAGTAGAAGGATTGCTAACGGCATTAAGTCAGTTAGATGACATAATTGATTTACTCAGAAAGGCTCCTGATGGTAGTACTGCAAAAGTTACCTTACAAAGCCAGTTTAATTTTAGTGATGCTCAAACAGACGCAATTTTATCAATGCCGATGCGCCGTTTGACGGGTTTAGAAAGGAAAAACTTACAAAGCGAGTTTGACGAGTTAAGTAAAAGAATCGAATTGTTAAATCGGTTATTGAGCGATCGCCAAGAGTTATTAAAAAATCTTAAAAAAGATTTAAGAGCAATAAAACGTAAATATACCGATCCTCGCCGCACTAAAATAATTGTTAATAATCAAAAAACTCCAGTTAGCACAGCAAAAACTCAGCAGGCAGAAGTTAGCAGCGATTTAGCCCCCAAACGCCGCAAGTCATCTGCTACTACTAAAACCTCAAAAATTGATGAATCGTCTGCACAACTAGAAATTATTAATACTGAACCTCCAGAAACAGAAGTTGTTTTGGAATTTACCCAAAAGGGGTATGTGCGACGACTACCTAAAAATGGTGGTAAATCTGCTGGTTCAAAAGCTAGTAATGATTTTGTAATTAATACTAATATAATTGGGTCACAAGCAGAGCTAGTAGTATTAACGAGTAGTGGTAAAGCTTACCCCGTAAAAGTGCGCGACATTCCCCCAACATCGAGTAATTCACGGGGAACACCACTAATTACCTTGCTACCCGCAGCATCAGAAAATATAGTAAAACACTTTTTCCTTTCAGATGCACCAAAAGACGCTAACTTAGTTTTAGTGACTCAGAAAGGGCAAATTAAGCGTCTACAAGCTTCTGAACTAACTAATTTAACTAATCGTGGTTTAACACTAATCAAACTAAAGGAAGATGATAAATTATCTTTTGTTAACTTCACCAAAGAGCGTCAACAGGTAGTATTAGCAACTTCTGGTGGTAGACTACTGCGATTTTTAGTGAACGATCAACAATTGCCTGTAATGGGACGCACAGCGCAAGGCTTACAAGCATTACGTCTTGGTCGGGCAGAACATTTAGTTAGTGCTATGAGTGTCAGTATAAATGATAACTTGTTGCTAGTTTCCCAACTCGGATATGGTAAACGTTTACCGATAAACGCTTTAAGATTAGCAAATCGTGCAGATATTGGGACTCAATCGTTTCAGTTTACCAGCAAGCAGGATGCTATAGCTGGAGTAATAATAGTGCAGCCAGCATCGG contains:
- a CDS encoding DNA gyrase/topoisomerase IV subunit A, translating into MAKQLNLLAGGQIIPTPLHTEMQRSYLEYAMSVIVGRALPDVRDGLKPVHRRIIYAMHELGLTPDRPYRKCARVVGDVLGKYHPHGDQAVYDALVRMVQDFSSRYPLLAGHGNFGSVDNDPAAAMRYTETRLSPISHEGLLSEIGEATVDFIGNFDNSQQEPTVLPAQLPILLLNGSSGIAVGMATNIPPHNLGEVVDGLVALIDKPDLPDQKLWEIIPGPDFPTGGEILGLEGIREAYTTGRGSIPLRGVANIEDGESESSSATATKSKRSRQRRIPIVVTELPFQVNKAAWIEKVAELVNHGKIEGIADLRDESDREGMRVVIEIKRDTNPHKVLDQLYKQTALQSNFGAILLALVDGQPRQLTLRQMLEEFLNFREQTLTKQYNYELEQAQRRVHLVEGLLTALSQLDDIIDLLRKAPDGSTAKVTLQSQFNFSDAQTDAILSMPMRRLTGLERKNLQSEFDELSKRIELLNRLLSDRQELLKNLKKDLRAIKRKYTDPRRTKIIVNNQKTPVSTAKTQQAEVSSDLAPKRRKSSATTKTSKIDESSAQLEIINTEPPETEVVLEFTQKGYVRRLPKNGGKSAGSKASNDFVINTNIIGSQAELVVLTSSGKAYPVKVRDIPPTSSNSRGTPLITLLPAASENIVKHFFLSDAPKDANLVLVTQKGQIKRLQASELTNLTNRGLTLIKLKEDDKLSFVNFTKERQQVVLATSGGRLLRFLVNDQQLPVMGRTAQGLQALRLGRAEHLVSAMSVSINDNLLLVSQLGYGKRLPINALRLANRADIGTQSFQFTSKQDAIAGVIIVQPASEVVLVTSTQRYLRLNADQVPLLGKDGTGDRIIQLNSDEKIISLAISNDQ